The genomic segment AATCTATTTTAGTATGGTTCCGTTATATTTCCGTATGCATCAAGATAGTACACAGGGATAGCAACAACTGGCTCCCGATCGCTTCGCCATTTTGATTGCAATCCTTTTTGAAGCGGACTGTAATAATAAGCCTTTGAACTTGGCTCACACTGGGATGTCCAAAAGTCTTTGCTCGTAAATTGAGCCATTTTCTCGGCTTCATCCCGCGAAGGCAACCAACCGCCCCGTGAAATGCAGTACATAACCGAAGAATTTTTTACCGTATGCGTTTTAGACCCGTTCGATTCGAATTCAGTTTTTAAGACAATACTGTTTTCTTTTCCGGCTCCCATATCTGAGGATAGGTTCTTTGTGCTTATATGCCGTGAACTATCAAGATCCCACGGCATCGGCTCGGATGGAGTTCCCATCGCAAGAAACCGCCAAGAACCTGCACCTGTGTTTTCCCACACGATCGTCTTCTCACCCACTTTATCACCTACAGCAAGCGATCTTGCCGGCGCTGACGGCACAACAGCCTGCTCAAATAAAAAACAGCCGGTAAAGGTCAGTGTCACCAGTGCAACCACAGCGAGCGTTACGGCCCTTCGGAAGCAATGTACTTTTTGTTTGATTACATTTGAACTCACTTAGTTCCTCCTTTTCATTCTTTCTGCCTATCCTATCATAGATAATATCGTTTTGCAAACGTGTTTTATCACAACTCACATTTGCTTGTAAAAAGCATCCCCATATATTATAATAAATCTATGGAAAATTATAATAAATCCGTGAGCGGACAGGGCGAGGAGCTCTTTGTTTGCGGCGGATGTAACGCAAAAATCGGCGCAGGGGTTTTAAGCGCCTTACTGAAAACACTCCCCAAGACTTCACACGAAGGCTTATTGGTCGGCTTCGACAGCTCCGATGATGCGGCTGTTATTCAGCTGACACCCGATATAGCAGTCATCCAGACTCTTGATTTTTTCCCGCCGATGGTAACCGATCCTACCCTTTTCGGGCAGATTGCAGCAGCGAATGCCCTCAGCGATGTGTACGCGATGGGCGGTGAGCCGGTATGTGCGATGAACATTGTCTGCTATCCTGAGGAAGCAACCCGCGATAATGCATACGCGGCGCTGCAAAGTATTCTAACCGGCGGAGCGGAAAAGGTGAAAGAAGCAGGCGCTGCGCTGGTAGGCGGACACTCCATTCACGACCCCAAAATAAAATACGGACTTTCCGTGATGGGAACGATACACCCCGAGCGCATTTGGCGAAACAACACCCCGCAGGCGGGAGATGTGTTATTTTTAACCAAAAAACTGGGGATCGGGATTATCACCACCGCGTACAGCGCAGGAGAAGTTCCCCGCTCCGCCTTTGACGAAGCCGCTGCCTCAATGACCTACCTCAATAAATACGCAGCCGAAATTCTTCGGAAGTTTACTGTTCATGCTTGTACGGATGTAACCGGTTTCGGCTTGAGCGGACATCTTTCTGAAATGACCGGCACGGATTTTACCGCCCGCCTTGACGCAAACCGTATTCCCTATATCGAGGCAGCGTATCAGGCAGCCGGTGAATTTTTGCTTACCGCCGGCGGACAGCGGAACCGGAACTTTGCTCAAGGGAAAATTCACTTCGGCATAAAAGATTTTGCACTCGAAGAAATCATCTTTGACCCGCAAACCTCAGGCGGTTTACTTTTTGCCGTCAGCCCTGCCGAAGCGGAAAAAATCAGACCGGCCTTTGCCGAGGCAGGAATCAGCCTATTCCAAATCGGCGCCATCGAACCGCGTGCGGATTATCCGATTGTGGTGAGATAATGGTTACTTAGTATCTATGGAGGAAAATGCTTA from the Treponema medium genome contains:
- the selD gene encoding selenide, water dikinase SelD; translation: MENYNKSVSGQGEELFVCGGCNAKIGAGVLSALLKTLPKTSHEGLLVGFDSSDDAAVIQLTPDIAVIQTLDFFPPMVTDPTLFGQIAAANALSDVYAMGGEPVCAMNIVCYPEEATRDNAYAALQSILTGGAEKVKEAGAALVGGHSIHDPKIKYGLSVMGTIHPERIWRNNTPQAGDVLFLTKKLGIGIITTAYSAGEVPRSAFDEAAASMTYLNKYAAEILRKFTVHACTDVTGFGLSGHLSEMTGTDFTARLDANRIPYIEAAYQAAGEFLLTAGGQRNRNFAQGKIHFGIKDFALEEIIFDPQTSGGLLFAVSPAEAEKIRPAFAEAGISLFQIGAIEPRADYPIVVR